From Deltaproteobacteria bacterium, a single genomic window includes:
- a CDS encoding biopolymer transporter ExbD gives MKGQIHGPITEINMTPFVDIVLVILIIFLITATVMMPRTFSIALPKATQADKMEKVPIIISIDREGGIAINGVRLAQDDQFEAVFLSQKPGDGPQAVIAADKEARHGRLIEVIDRLKRLQVQRIGIEVDQD, from the coding sequence ATGAAAGGTCAGATTCACGGCCCCATTACCGAGATCAATATGACTCCCTTTGTGGATATTGTCCTGGTCATCCTGATCATATTTCTGATTACTGCCACGGTGATGATGCCCCGCACCTTTTCCATTGCCTTACCCAAAGCCACCCAGGCCGACAAGATGGAAAAAGTGCCGATCATCATCAGTATTGACCGTGAGGGTGGAATTGCTATCAATGGCGTCCGGTTAGCCCAGGACGATCAGTTCGAGGCGGTCTTTTTGAGTCAGAAACCGGGAGATGGTCCCCAGGCAGTGATTGCCGCGGATAAAGAGGCCCGCCATGGCCGCTTAATTGAAGTAATTGATCGACTCAAGCGCTTACAGGTGCAGCGGATTGGCATCGAGGTGGACCAGGATTAA
- a CDS encoding energy transducer TonB produces the protein MASLRFGNSRPGLLDWTIPVLMSFILHGMILGGALLFYQDRPRPKRVVVVEPITLTCARPGPAAGGGSSPPPQVKPKPQPKPKVVPRRPKPRSTVRRRPRREPVPPPPSLAMARPEVPAPKNLPTYAARSTGQGPTSQRGYGRGSGGGCGRGSGSGSGARSGFGSGSILSNYLSGVRQLLQRHKNYPSMARRQRLEGVVVLRFTIAASGQIKSKSILRSSGHPVLDQAAQDTVRRVGRFPPLPVALQKSQLTIEVPLAFRLVGS, from the coding sequence ATGGCAAGCCTGAGATTTGGCAATTCCCGCCCGGGACTGCTGGACTGGACTATTCCGGTGCTGATGTCGTTCATTTTACACGGGATGATCCTGGGTGGGGCACTGCTTTTTTACCAGGATCGACCGCGGCCTAAGCGGGTGGTGGTCGTGGAACCCATTACCCTGACCTGCGCCCGTCCCGGCCCCGCGGCCGGGGGCGGTAGTTCGCCACCACCGCAAGTGAAACCTAAACCGCAACCTAAACCCAAGGTAGTACCAAGGCGACCTAAACCCAGAAGCACTGTCCGGCGCCGGCCCCGCCGCGAGCCGGTTCCACCCCCCCCTTCACTGGCCATGGCCCGGCCCGAAGTTCCGGCGCCGAAAAATTTGCCAACTTATGCTGCCAGATCAACCGGCCAGGGCCCCACCTCTCAGCGGGGGTATGGTCGAGGTTCTGGTGGAGGTTGCGGGCGGGGGTCAGGTTCCGGCTCCGGGGCAAGGTCAGGCTTCGGCTCCGGTTCGATCCTGAGCAACTATTTGTCCGGCGTCCGGCAATTGCTGCAGCGCCACAAGAATTATCCCTCAATGGCCCGCCGGCAGCGGCTGGAGGGAGTGGTGGTCTTGCGCTTTACCATTGCCGCCAGCGGCCAGATCAAGTCCAAGAGCATCTTGCGATCCTCGGGTCACCCGGTGCTGGATCAGGCGGCCCAGGATACGGTTAGGCGGGTGGGTCGGTTTCCGCCTCTACCGGTAGCGTTGCAGAAGTCACAGCTCACTATTGAGGTGCCGCTGGCTTTCCGCCTGGTAGGGAGTTAG